One window of Marinobacterium aestuarii genomic DNA carries:
- a CDS encoding sugar transferase, which produces MFKRLVDIIFALCILCLFSPVIALISILIRLKLGPPILFRQPRPGLHGKPILLLKFRTMCGARDANNRLLSDDERLDSFGLWLRSTSLDELPELWNVLKGDMSLVGPRPLLMEYLPLYSQEQRRRHEVRPGITGWAQVNGRNNLSWEEKFKLDVWYVDHRTLWLDLKILLLTVKKVISREGINAQGQATCEKFRGSDS; this is translated from the coding sequence ATGTTTAAGCGTCTTGTCGACATTATATTTGCACTTTGCATTTTATGTCTGTTTTCCCCTGTTATTGCTTTGATCTCTATTCTAATTCGCCTTAAGCTTGGCCCCCCGATACTATTTCGACAACCTCGTCCAGGCCTACACGGTAAACCTATTCTGCTACTAAAGTTTCGCACGATGTGCGGTGCGAGAGATGCGAATAACAGGTTACTATCAGACGACGAACGACTCGATTCTTTTGGGCTCTGGTTACGCTCGACTAGCCTCGATGAACTACCAGAACTCTGGAACGTGCTGAAAGGCGATATGAGCCTTGTCGGGCCGCGTCCGCTGTTGATGGAATACCTGCCGCTCTATAGCCAAGAGCAGCGGCGTCGCCACGAAGTACGGCCAGGCATTACCGGCTGGGCCCAGGTGAATGGGCGCAACAACCTGTCCTGGGAAGAAAAATTCAAGCTCGACGTCTGGTATGTGGACCACCGAACATTATGGCTGGATCTCAAGATCCTGTTGCTCACCGTCAAGAAGGTCATTTCGCGAGAAGGAATCAATGCGCAAGGCCAGGCGACCTGCGAGAAGTTCAGAGGAAGTGATTCGTGA
- a CDS encoding acetyltransferase, with product MKRLAILGASGHGKVLADMAELVGWGETVFFDDAWPGLEKAGQWRVEGDTRALTAAVAAYDGVIVAIGDNLVRLDKQRLLAESGGALVSLIHPQASVSRYASIGAGSVVMAGAVINVDAHVGKGCIINTGATVDHDCELGDGVHLSPGVHLAGGVKVGRASWIGIGASVKQLVSIGDGVVVGAGAAVVQNLPDRCTALGVPARIVGSA from the coding sequence GTGAAACGGTTGGCAATACTTGGCGCCAGCGGGCACGGTAAGGTCCTGGCCGATATGGCCGAGCTGGTTGGTTGGGGGGAAACGGTCTTCTTCGACGATGCCTGGCCCGGGCTGGAGAAGGCGGGCCAATGGCGAGTAGAGGGGGATACTAGGGCGTTGACTGCTGCGGTCGCGGCCTATGACGGGGTAATCGTAGCGATTGGAGACAATCTTGTACGCCTGGATAAACAACGTCTTCTTGCCGAAAGCGGGGGGGCGTTGGTCTCACTAATACATCCGCAGGCGTCCGTTAGCCGCTATGCATCGATCGGAGCCGGCTCTGTGGTCATGGCCGGCGCTGTGATCAATGTTGATGCCCATGTGGGCAAGGGGTGCATTATCAACACAGGAGCTACGGTCGATCACGATTGTGAGTTGGGTGATGGCGTGCACTTGAGTCCGGGGGTGCACTTGGCGGGAGGAGTTAAAGTAGGTCGAGCAAGTTGGATCGGTATTGGGGCCTCTGTGAAGCAACTTGTAAGTATTGGAGACGGGGTGGTTGTAGGCGCAGGCGCTGCAGTTGTCCAGAACTTACCTGATCGTTGTACTGCGCTAGGTGTTCCGGCCCGGATTGTCGGATCGGCCTGA
- a CDS encoding DegT/DnrJ/EryC1/StrS family aminotransferase yields the protein MLNTPFSPWPSFTDEEAEAVKRVLLSNRVNYWTGNEGQAFEEEFANLVGCQFAVAVSNGTVALELALQALDIGAGDEVIVTSRTFIASVSAIVSVGAVPVFADVDRDSQNITVDTITPVLTAKTRALFCVHLAGWPCDMDSILQLASSKNLKVIEDCAQAHGAFYKGKSVGTLGHVGAWSFCQDKIVTTGGEGGMITTNDPALRERLWSSKDHGKNRKAVFSQDHPPGFRWLHESFGTNARMTEMQATIGRLQLKKLQGWQEVRQRNAHRILDIARQLPGLRVPAVPAHICHAWYKCYVFVEPSDLQPGWSRDRILAEIVARGVPCYTGSCSEVYREQAFDDTGWRPAKPLPIAKEIGETCLMFLVHPTLRPDEIDKTCAVLEEVMNLAAR from the coding sequence TTGCTCAATACCCCGTTTTCACCCTGGCCAAGTTTCACCGACGAAGAGGCTGAGGCGGTCAAGCGAGTGCTTCTGTCCAACAGGGTCAATTACTGGACGGGTAACGAGGGGCAGGCTTTCGAGGAAGAGTTTGCGAACCTTGTAGGCTGCCAGTTTGCTGTGGCGGTTTCGAATGGCACTGTTGCACTGGAGCTCGCGTTGCAGGCGCTGGATATCGGTGCCGGTGACGAAGTCATCGTGACGAGCCGTACGTTCATTGCTTCCGTTTCGGCAATTGTTTCGGTCGGGGCTGTGCCTGTTTTTGCTGATGTAGACCGTGATTCTCAAAACATTACCGTAGACACTATAACGCCAGTTCTGACGGCCAAAACCAGAGCTTTGTTCTGTGTGCACCTTGCCGGCTGGCCCTGTGATATGGATTCGATTCTGCAGCTTGCCAGCTCAAAAAATCTTAAGGTGATTGAAGACTGCGCCCAGGCACATGGGGCTTTCTACAAGGGAAAAAGTGTCGGCACGCTTGGGCATGTCGGCGCTTGGTCTTTTTGCCAGGATAAGATCGTCACGACGGGCGGGGAGGGTGGGATGATCACAACCAACGATCCGGCGCTCCGGGAGCGTCTCTGGTCGTCTAAGGATCATGGGAAAAACAGAAAGGCTGTATTCAGTCAGGATCATCCGCCAGGGTTTCGGTGGCTGCACGAGAGTTTTGGCACTAATGCGAGAATGACGGAAATGCAGGCGACGATTGGCCGGCTACAGCTGAAGAAGCTTCAGGGGTGGCAGGAGGTTCGCCAGCGCAATGCACACCGCATCCTCGATATCGCCCGTCAGTTGCCCGGATTGCGAGTGCCTGCCGTACCAGCGCATATTTGCCATGCCTGGTATAAATGCTATGTGTTCGTCGAGCCCTCTGACTTGCAGCCGGGGTGGAGCCGGGACCGAATACTGGCTGAAATAGTCGCTCGAGGTGTTCCTTGCTACACGGGCTCATGCTCGGAGGTTTATCGCGAGCAGGCCTTTGATGACACAGGGTGGCGGCCTGCGAAGCCGTTGCCCATCGCCAAGGAAATTGGTGAAACCTGTTTGATGTTTCTTGTGCATCCGACGTTGAGGCCGGATGAAATCGACAAGACCTGTGCCGTGCTTGAGGAAGTCATGAACCTGGCGGCCCGATAA
- a CDS encoding SEC-C metal-binding domain-containing protein, with amino-acid sequence MHPFEPDDEPLQLESLLQDAAREIFRVEDFELFSQWLRQNFDNYCAPSMFDEGLAPGTVAALTGHLAREIWQFMPLPGNHFKPRPLPKLKPNDPCACGSGAKFKQCCQRLTGSFSLTLESEQVWVFAIPALQEFGLLEKAVASRQVPLEGLLEAAIELFDRQLYRKSAALLEPMVALEHASKSGNLHDYALNLLCNCYDALGFHRKKRGLLDTLVEQAPKSVLRGGAWQRLACILMDEGDDKAAWQAFQKAQRDTPHSDSLGVLEVQLLMAGGRLSEIPPRAEFWRRQLLRAGLYKDDPQVELLNGFMKDPVGMMLQLSGAEELLELYRWIEQQQSRAVPAYQLEVMPLEEPGAQPDSAAMLIELSSLKSVRSRWAKVCPLDTPSGTAPHGFDELDPWESELFDRWMGVLSRYPAAWDDLAILDDLAALLLDEQFWGDSAAQQLLERVLRRSHAILAAAVAEDTHLPWAMQENRPALRALARLVSLLNETGRDAQAVELSEWIVRLNAEDNHGLRWELMDAYLMAGRDQDALALAQRYEEDMAPQTRYGKVLALFRTGDLAGAEAAVREAHADLPYVARYLCLKRIRQPELDEYGITLGGEDQAWLYRDAMRATWETTEGALDWLKKLSRSLP; translated from the coding sequence GTGCATCCGTTCGAACCCGATGATGAGCCGCTACAACTTGAGTCCCTGCTGCAGGATGCTGCGCGCGAGATTTTCCGTGTCGAAGATTTCGAGTTATTCAGCCAGTGGCTGCGGCAAAATTTTGACAATTACTGCGCGCCCAGCATGTTCGATGAGGGCCTGGCACCCGGTACGGTTGCGGCCCTGACGGGGCATCTGGCGCGGGAGATCTGGCAGTTCATGCCCTTGCCTGGCAATCACTTCAAACCGCGTCCCTTGCCCAAGCTTAAACCCAATGATCCCTGTGCCTGTGGCTCCGGCGCCAAGTTCAAGCAATGCTGTCAGCGCCTGACGGGCAGTTTCTCGCTGACGCTCGAAAGTGAGCAGGTGTGGGTGTTTGCCATTCCGGCACTGCAGGAGTTTGGTCTGCTGGAAAAGGCGGTTGCCAGCCGGCAGGTACCGCTGGAAGGTTTGCTCGAGGCCGCCATTGAGCTGTTTGATCGGCAGCTGTATCGCAAGTCGGCGGCGCTGCTGGAGCCCATGGTGGCGCTCGAGCATGCCAGCAAGTCCGGCAACCTGCACGACTACGCGCTGAATCTGCTGTGCAACTGCTACGATGCCCTGGGGTTCCACCGCAAGAAGCGGGGGCTGCTGGATACGCTGGTAGAGCAGGCGCCCAAGTCGGTATTGCGCGGCGGTGCCTGGCAGCGTCTGGCCTGTATTCTGATGGATGAAGGTGACGACAAGGCTGCCTGGCAGGCGTTTCAGAAGGCCCAGCGCGATACCCCCCACAGCGATAGCCTGGGTGTATTGGAGGTGCAGCTGCTGATGGCGGGTGGGCGTCTGAGTGAAATACCGCCACGGGCCGAGTTCTGGCGCCGCCAGCTGCTGCGCGCAGGCCTGTACAAGGATGACCCCCAGGTCGAGCTGCTCAATGGCTTTATGAAAGATCCGGTGGGCATGATGCTGCAGCTCTCCGGGGCCGAAGAGCTGCTGGAGCTGTACCGCTGGATCGAGCAGCAACAGAGCAGAGCGGTGCCGGCCTATCAGCTCGAGGTGATGCCGCTTGAGGAGCCAGGGGCTCAGCCGGACTCTGCCGCCATGCTGATTGAGCTCTCCTCGCTGAAGTCCGTGCGTTCACGCTGGGCCAAGGTGTGCCCGCTTGATACACCCTCAGGTACAGCCCCCCATGGGTTTGATGAACTTGATCCCTGGGAGTCGGAACTGTTCGATCGCTGGATGGGTGTTCTTAGCCGCTATCCGGCGGCCTGGGATGATCTCGCGATACTGGATGATCTGGCGGCGCTGTTGCTGGATGAACAGTTCTGGGGCGATTCTGCGGCACAGCAGTTGCTGGAGCGGGTACTGCGCCGCAGTCACGCGATTCTTGCCGCTGCTGTGGCTGAAGATACGCATCTGCCCTGGGCTATGCAGGAGAACAGGCCGGCGTTGCGGGCGCTGGCGCGGCTGGTGTCCCTGCTGAATGAGACCGGCCGCGATGCCCAGGCCGTTGAGCTGAGTGAGTGGATAGTCCGGCTTAATGCTGAAGACAATCATGGTTTGCGTTGGGAGCTGATGGATGCCTACCTGATGGCCGGGCGCGATCAGGACGCGCTTGCCCTGGCGCAGCGCTATGAAGAGGATATGGCGCCGCAAACGCGCTATGGCAAGGTACTGGCGCTGTTTCGCACCGGTGATCTGGCCGGCGCAGAGGCGGCGGTGCGTGAAGCCCACGCGGATTTGCCCTATGTTGCGCGTTATCTCTGCCTCAAGCGCATTCGCCAGCCCGAGCTGGACGAATACGGCATAACCCTGGGAGGCGAAGATCAGGCCTGGCTGTACCGCGATGCCATGCGGGCCACCTGGGAAACGACCGAGGGCGCGCTGGATTGGCTGAAAAAGCTTTCCAGAAGCCTGCCCTGA
- a CDS encoding polysaccharide biosynthesis protein, producing the protein MLNEVLSLSRNQKRLVFLIFDVLALVITCWLSFALRYGEWDAMGFAHWPAYLIAPVVALPVFVRLGLYRAVTRYIGPRALWTVVKAVSLFVLVWAAVTYLIGFDMRVPRSVLPIYWFIALVVIGGSRLLARWLLLQQFPGGLHRIATTDRVIIYGAGSAGRQLATALESSSELSAVAFVDDNRALAGLEVHGLVIYPPEQLERLIDRFEVAEVLLAMPSAGRTRRRELLTLLETLPVKVLTLPGLSDIASGKVALSDIREIEIADVLGREEVSPYPHLMAANIRDQVVMVTGAGGSIGSELCRQILTQQPKRLVLLDSSEYGLYQIEQELTPLCLASGVELAGVLGSVTEQPLLERTLSHYRVATLYHAAAYKHVPIVERNMVVGVRNNLLGTRAVALAAQATGVRNFVLISSDKAVRPTNVMGATKRCAELVLQALAAEPGHQTRFAIVRFGNVLGSSGSVIPLFRQQIVAGGPLTVTHPEMTRYFMTIPEAAALVIQAGAMAQSGDVFVLDMGAPVKIREMAEQMIRLAGFSVNDEDCPGGDIGIEYTGLRDGEKLYEELLIGDDVAGTPHPMIMKANEEKLSQAQLAPVLQQIEACCDTYDCAGIRALLLRHVSGYQPQHEIRDALHLPAQLH; encoded by the coding sequence ATGCTGAATGAAGTGCTGTCCCTGTCGCGCAACCAGAAGCGGCTGGTGTTTCTAATCTTCGATGTGCTGGCGCTGGTGATTACCTGCTGGCTCAGTTTTGCGTTGCGTTACGGGGAATGGGATGCCATGGGCTTTGCGCACTGGCCCGCCTACCTGATTGCGCCTGTCGTCGCCCTGCCGGTGTTTGTGCGCCTTGGGCTCTATCGTGCGGTAACGCGTTATATAGGCCCGCGGGCGCTCTGGACCGTGGTCAAGGCGGTCTCGCTGTTTGTACTGGTCTGGGCGGCGGTGACCTATCTGATTGGCTTCGATATGCGGGTGCCGCGCTCGGTGCTGCCGATTTACTGGTTTATTGCCCTGGTGGTGATCGGGGGCAGTCGCCTGCTGGCGCGCTGGCTGCTGTTGCAGCAGTTCCCCGGTGGCCTGCATCGCATTGCCACCACCGACCGGGTGATCATCTATGGTGCCGGTTCCGCCGGGCGTCAGCTGGCAACGGCGCTCGAAAGCTCCAGTGAGCTCAGTGCCGTGGCCTTTGTGGATGACAACCGGGCGCTGGCGGGGCTCGAGGTACACGGGCTGGTGATCTATCCACCGGAGCAACTGGAGCGGCTGATTGATCGCTTTGAGGTGGCCGAGGTGTTGCTTGCCATGCCGTCGGCAGGGCGGACGCGGCGCCGCGAGCTGCTGACACTGCTGGAAACCCTGCCGGTCAAGGTGCTGACACTGCCGGGGCTGTCGGACATTGCCAGCGGCAAGGTGGCCCTGAGCGATATCCGCGAAATCGAAATTGCCGATGTGCTCGGGCGGGAAGAGGTCTCACCCTATCCGCATCTCATGGCGGCGAATATCCGCGACCAGGTGGTGATGGTGACCGGGGCCGGCGGCTCGATCGGCTCGGAGTTGTGTCGCCAGATCCTGACTCAGCAGCCCAAGCGCCTGGTGCTGCTGGACAGCTCCGAGTACGGCCTCTACCAGATCGAGCAGGAGTTGACGCCGCTCTGCCTCGCCAGCGGTGTGGAGCTGGCCGGCGTACTGGGTTCAGTGACGGAACAACCGCTGCTGGAGCGCACGCTGAGTCACTACCGGGTGGCGACGCTCTACCATGCGGCGGCCTACAAGCATGTGCCTATAGTTGAGCGCAACATGGTGGTGGGGGTGCGCAACAATCTGCTGGGCACCCGGGCTGTAGCGCTGGCGGCGCAGGCGACGGGGGTCAGGAACTTTGTGCTGATTTCATCGGACAAGGCCGTGCGCCCGACCAATGTGATGGGCGCGACCAAGCGCTGCGCGGAGCTGGTGCTGCAGGCGCTGGCGGCGGAGCCCGGCCACCAGACCCGCTTCGCCATAGTGCGCTTTGGCAATGTGCTGGGCTCCTCCGGTTCGGTGATTCCGCTGTTTCGCCAGCAGATCGTTGCCGGCGGCCCGCTTACCGTGACGCATCCTGAAATGACGCGCTATTTCATGACCATCCCGGAGGCGGCTGCGCTGGTGATCCAGGCCGGTGCCATGGCGCAGTCCGGCGATGTGTTCGTGCTGGATATGGGCGCGCCTGTGAAGATACGCGAGATGGCGGAGCAGATGATTCGCCTGGCGGGTTTCTCCGTCAATGACGAGGACTGCCCAGGCGGTGATATCGGCATTGAATACACGGGCCTGCGCGACGGCGAAAAGCTCTACGAAGAGCTGCTTATCGGCGATGATGTTGCCGGTACGCCGCACCCGATGATCATGAAGGCCAACGAAGAGAAGCTATCCCAGGCACAGCTGGCGCCTGTGCTGCAGCAGATCGAGGCCTGCTGCGACACCTACGACTGCGCCGGTATCCGGGCACTGCTGCTGCGTCATGTCAGCGGCTATCAGCCCCAGCATGAGATCCGTGATGCGCTGCATCTGCCGGCGCAACTGCATTAA
- a CDS encoding DNA ligase — translation MHPTSLLFGSTLVLVPAIINAAPAPLMLASEAITTAHLSSLDLSQYSVSEKLDGIRAYWNGQQLQSRSGYPISAPPWFTQGWPATPMDGELWIGRGRFAEVSGISRSYKADDRLWRQVQYRVFDLPAQPATFDQRQRALQRLLEQIDQPWVSIIEQRLLGSQKQLEAYLAQVSAEGGEGLMLQRRDALYHIGRSSDVLKYKQYQDAEAVVTGYQPGSGKYEGMVGALRVTNDAGQQFSLGSGLSDAQRRDPPPLGSRVTYRYNGLTAGKLPRFARFLRIRLD, via the coding sequence ATGCACCCAACTAGCCTGCTATTTGGCAGCACCCTTGTCCTTGTCCCCGCCATCATCAACGCCGCTCCTGCGCCCCTGATGCTGGCGAGTGAGGCGATTACAACAGCGCACCTGTCCAGCCTCGACCTCAGCCAATACAGCGTCAGCGAAAAACTCGATGGTATTCGTGCCTACTGGAATGGCCAGCAGCTGCAGAGCCGCAGTGGCTACCCGATCAGCGCTCCGCCCTGGTTCACCCAGGGCTGGCCCGCCACGCCCATGGATGGCGAGCTCTGGATCGGCCGTGGCCGCTTTGCAGAAGTATCAGGCATCAGCCGCAGCTATAAAGCCGATGACCGGCTCTGGCGCCAGGTACAGTATCGGGTGTTTGACTTGCCGGCCCAGCCGGCAACCTTTGATCAGCGCCAGCGAGCCCTGCAACGGCTGCTGGAGCAGATAGACCAACCCTGGGTGAGCATCATTGAACAGCGCTTGCTGGGCAGCCAGAAGCAGCTTGAGGCCTATCTGGCGCAGGTCAGCGCCGAGGGTGGTGAAGGCCTGATGTTACAGCGGCGCGACGCGCTCTATCACATCGGCCGCAGCAGTGATGTACTCAAGTACAAGCAGTATCAGGATGCGGAAGCTGTGGTGACGGGATACCAGCCTGGCAGCGGCAAGTACGAGGGGATGGTGGGTGCCTTGCGAGTGACAAACGATGCGGGACAGCAATTTAGCCTAGGCTCAGGCCTGAGCGATGCCCAGAGGCGTGACCCGCCGCCGCTGGGCAGCCGTGTCACCTACCGCTATAACGGACTCACGGCCGGCAAGCTGCCCCGCTTCGCCCGCTTCCTGCGCATAAGGCTCGATTAA
- a CDS encoding MFS transporter → MILTLLPLFSLLLSCFIMMLGFGLIGLLLPVRMGIEGMGTDTIGLVLSMYAVGMLLGGLYSRVLIIRAGHIRMFAAVAALAAISILACGLSTNPWLWGAMRMLMGFCIACTFAAIDSWLSESATAKTRGRILAANQIVIMGAFFIGQFLLNLADPGTQTLFMVAGMLLALALVPIVMSRKSGPAVADIRSMSMLDLYRLSPLGVVACFFCGLLYSGLLNMLPLFASSNGLSGFDLSLFMASAIFGAFILQIPVGFLSDHFDRRSVLFVLLLITIGACLSVPLLSGLDSRYPLMLAIAITTGIIACIYPMSISETFDKVLQNDMVAAMGGLIAIYALGSIIGPYAASLAMKQFGNNALFQFLAVLETLLVIFVIYRMKVRHALPVEAQEKFVMHGLTGSSSIEIDPRFEYHAPEQPLSEAAAVAVKVAQNNPAAAVRMAVALAESAPQEAAQLAVALNQVEKVDIARLYAAITTAAPELSLDIAEALATASPESTDELVTWLARERPEQLSGILVAIAEAVPEHSMDIIGSAAESFAETHAEDASEIMLDLAETYASHLSEGLEEMRPVDRAATYPEHQAADLYTRLYDVMPEHAADLAYTVAEAMPEAATEVAEAYVHSLIDEPEEDTAAKGHENEVTTSDTAEDIALQEAETLENNERVADAFSDYISHSSESMPDQTIDVAAMMVESRPDLASDVIEQLQAMEGFEERLSSSIEDKPQDSIFPDYEPDPEKPAKP, encoded by the coding sequence GTGATCCTCACCCTGTTGCCCCTGTTTTCGCTGTTGCTGAGCTGCTTCATCATGATGCTCGGCTTCGGACTTATCGGCCTGTTACTGCCCGTGCGCATGGGCATTGAGGGCATGGGTACGGACACCATCGGTCTGGTGCTGTCGATGTATGCCGTCGGCATGCTGCTCGGTGGACTTTATAGCCGTGTGCTGATTATTCGCGCCGGCCATATACGCATGTTTGCCGCCGTTGCGGCCCTGGCCGCCATCAGTATTCTGGCCTGCGGCCTGTCGACCAATCCCTGGCTCTGGGGCGCCATGCGCATGCTGATGGGCTTTTGCATCGCCTGCACCTTTGCCGCCATCGATAGCTGGCTGAGCGAAAGCGCCACAGCCAAGACCCGTGGCCGCATACTGGCGGCCAACCAGATCGTCATCATGGGCGCCTTTTTTATCGGCCAGTTCCTGCTGAACCTGGCAGACCCAGGCACCCAAACCCTGTTCATGGTGGCCGGCATGCTGCTGGCGCTGGCGCTGGTGCCCATCGTCATGAGCCGCAAGTCCGGCCCTGCGGTGGCGGATATCCGCTCCATGTCGATGCTGGATCTGTACCGGTTATCACCACTGGGCGTGGTGGCCTGCTTCTTCTGTGGTTTGCTTTACAGTGGTCTGCTAAACATGCTGCCACTGTTCGCCAGCAGCAATGGGCTCAGCGGTTTTGACCTGTCGCTCTTCATGGCGTCCGCCATCTTCGGCGCCTTTATACTGCAGATTCCAGTGGGCTTCCTGTCGGATCATTTCGACCGTCGAAGCGTGCTCTTCGTACTGTTGCTGATCACTATCGGTGCCTGCCTGTCGGTGCCGCTGCTGTCCGGGCTCGACAGCCGCTACCCGCTGATGCTGGCGATCGCCATCACCACCGGCATCATCGCCTGCATCTACCCCATGAGCATTTCCGAGACCTTCGACAAGGTGCTGCAGAATGACATGGTCGCCGCCATGGGTGGCCTGATCGCAATCTATGCACTGGGCAGCATCATAGGCCCCTATGCGGCATCCCTCGCCATGAAGCAGTTCGGTAACAATGCCCTGTTCCAGTTCCTGGCGGTACTTGAAACTCTGCTGGTGATCTTCGTTATTTATCGGATGAAAGTCCGTCACGCCCTGCCGGTGGAAGCGCAGGAAAAATTTGTTATGCATGGCCTGACCGGCTCCAGCTCTATCGAGATAGACCCGCGCTTTGAATACCACGCCCCTGAGCAGCCGCTGAGTGAAGCCGCTGCCGTCGCTGTGAAGGTGGCGCAGAATAATCCGGCCGCCGCCGTGCGCATGGCCGTCGCCCTGGCAGAAAGCGCCCCGCAGGAAGCGGCCCAGCTGGCGGTTGCCCTGAACCAGGTAGAGAAAGTCGATATAGCAAGGCTCTATGCAGCCATTACCACGGCAGCCCCCGAGCTGAGCCTGGATATCGCCGAAGCCCTGGCCACCGCCTCACCGGAGAGTACCGACGAGCTGGTGACCTGGCTGGCCCGCGAGCGCCCCGAGCAGTTGTCGGGCATTCTGGTGGCTATCGCAGAAGCCGTGCCGGAACATAGTATGGACATCATCGGCAGCGCCGCCGAGTCCTTCGCTGAAACCCACGCCGAAGACGCCTCTGAAATAATGCTGGATCTGGCCGAAACCTATGCCAGCCACCTGTCCGAAGGGCTTGAGGAAATGCGTCCCGTTGACCGTGCCGCAACCTACCCGGAACATCAGGCCGCCGACCTCTATACACGCCTGTACGACGTCATGCCGGAACATGCGGCAGATCTGGCCTATACAGTGGCTGAAGCCATGCCTGAAGCCGCCACCGAAGTGGCCGAGGCCTATGTGCACAGCCTGATCGACGAGCCCGAGGAAGACACTGCGGCCAAAGGCCACGAGAATGAAGTAACGACCAGCGATACTGCTGAAGATATAGCGCTGCAGGAAGCCGAGACGCTGGAAAACAATGAGCGCGTGGCCGACGCCTTCAGCGACTACATCAGCCACAGCAGCGAGAGCATGCCGGACCAGACCATCGATGTCGCCGCCATGATGGTGGAATCACGCCCGGATCTGGCGTCCGATGTCATCGAACAGCTGCAGGCGATGGAAGGCTTCGAGGAGCGCCTGTCATCCAGTATTGAAGATAAGCCCCAGGACAGTATCTTCCCGGACTACGAACCTGACCCGGAAAAGCCCGCCAAGCCCTGA